The following are encoded together in the Vigna unguiculata cultivar IT97K-499-35 chromosome 2, ASM411807v1, whole genome shotgun sequence genome:
- the LOC114174476 gene encoding uncharacterized protein LOC114174476, producing MRATQSRQKSYADRRRGSLEFEAGDHVFLRVTPTTGVGRVLKSRKMTLRFIGPYQITRRIGPMAYEIALPPHLENLHNVFHVSQLRKYIAYPSHVLEADDIQVREDLTMEAGPMRILDSHVKQLRGKEIRTVKVIWDEATQEMTWEMEDLIRQSYPHLFTSKL from the coding sequence ATGCGAGCTACACAAAGCCGGCAGAAGTCTTATGCTGATAGGAGAAGAGGATCGCTAGAGTTTGAGGCTGGAGACCATGTGTTTCTCAGGGTGACTCCAACCACAGGTGTTGGAAGGGTTCTCAAGTCAAGAAAGATGACCCTCAGATTTATTGGGCCGTATCAGATCACTCGCAGGATAGGCCCAATGGCGTATGAGATAGCATTACCACCTCATCTGGAAAATTTGCATAATGTCTTCCACGTGTCACAATTGAGGAAGTACATTGCATATCCTTCACATGTATTGGAAGCTGACGATATCCAGGTTCGGGAGGATCTGACTATGGAGGCGGGCCCGATGCGAATTTTGGACTCACATGTTAAGCAACTGAGAGGGAAGGAGATAAGGACAGTGAAGGTCATTTGGGATGAAGCCACACAAGAaatgacttgggagatggaggaccTAATAAGACAGTCTTACCCGCATCTATTTACTAGTAAGCTCTAA
- the LOC114174477 gene encoding uncharacterized protein LOC114174477 — protein MLRITNEFLDEVQVEQGKDQELQQIISELGIEKRTDFRMGKDNILRFREKMDSSGMKTDVDDFVASCLVCQKAKIEHQRLGDQKLSMDKLAELYVREVVRLHGVPTNIVSDRDPRFTSRFS, from the exons ATGTTGCGAATCACTAATGAGTTTTTGGATGAGGTTCAGGTGGAACAAGGTAAGGATCAGGAGTTGCAGCAAATTATTAGTGAGTTGGGTATCGAGAAGAGGACAGATTTCAGGATGGGTAAAGACAACATCCTGCGGTTTAGAGAAAAG atggactcatcaggTATGAAAACAGATGTGGATGATTTTGTAGCATCATGTCTGGTGTGTCAAAAGGCAAAGATAGAGCACCAGAGGCTGGGAG ACCAGAAGTTGTCAATGGATAAACTGGCAGAGTTATATGTGAGGGAGGTGGTTAGGTTGCACGGAGTGCCAACCAATATAGTATCTGATCGGGACCCGAGGTTCACGTCCAGATTTTCGTAG